The following proteins are co-located in the Desulfomicrobium macestii genome:
- the thiS gene encoding sulfur carrier protein ThiS encodes MHIIVNGRTQDIKTGQTLHGLILSMNLDPAVVVAELNQSIVPGDKFAATSLCDGDRLELLSFVGGG; translated from the coding sequence ATGCACATCATCGTCAACGGACGCACCCAGGACATAAAAACCGGCCAGACCCTGCACGGTCTGATCCTGTCCATGAATCTCGATCCTGCCGTGGTCGTGGCCGAACTGAACCAGAGCATCGTGCCCGGCGACAAATTCGCCGCCACCAGCCTTTGCGACGGCGACCGGCTCGAACTGCTGAGCTTTGTCGGCGGCGGCTGA
- the thiF gene encoding sulfur carrier protein ThiS adenylyltransferase ThiF, whose product MNTFEHGLKRYLDEGFLSFLRSVRIGIIGAGGLGSNCAVHLVRSGFTDLVLADADEVEPSNLNRQHFSLAQVGRPKVEALRDNLMAINPAARIEALHLHVNARNMTGLFGSCDAVVEAVDDPRTKKLIVETMTQTGRLVVGASGLGGFGRSGSMTVRTMRPGLVIVGDHVTACDIPNPPMSPCVGMAAAMQADVILNHFHTIYKEKA is encoded by the coding sequence GTGAACACCTTTGAACACGGCCTGAAGCGTTATCTGGACGAGGGCTTCCTTTCCTTCCTGCGTTCCGTGCGGATCGGGATCATCGGCGCCGGGGGCCTTGGCTCCAACTGCGCCGTACACCTCGTGCGCAGCGGATTCACGGACCTTGTCCTGGCCGATGCGGACGAGGTGGAGCCTTCCAACCTCAATCGCCAGCATTTCTCGCTGGCCCAGGTCGGCCGCCCCAAGGTCGAGGCCCTGCGCGACAACCTCATGGCCATCAATCCGGCGGCCAGGATCGAGGCCCTTCATCTGCATGTGAACGCCCGGAACATGACCGGCCTTTTTGGATCCTGCGACGCCGTGGTCGAGGCCGTGGACGATCCGCGCACCAAGAAGCTCATCGTCGAGACCATGACCCAGACGGGCCGGCTCGTGGTCGGGGCGTCGGGGCTCGGGGGATTCGGCCGCTCCGGGAGCATGACTGTCCGGACCATGCGGCCGGGCCTCGTCATTGTCGGGGACCACGTGACGGCCTGCGACATCCCGAATCCGCCCATGTCTCCCTGTGTGGGCATGGCCGCAGCCATGCAGGCC
- a CDS encoding histone deacetylase family protein yields MLTAQSSLGIIFFPAFDWAISPTHPEREERLLYTQDQFREEGIFDIEGIREYRPLVAEEKDIMRAHFCFPSVKSVCTDSHFISAGGVIRAAQLVMQKERQRAFAVVRPPGHHAMRTVHGSRGFCNINIEAVMIEWIRENYGNLRVAIIDTDCHHGDGTQDIYWHDPDVLFISLHQDGRTIYPGTGFPSESGGPKALGRTINVPMPPRTSDEGYLMTVERIVMPILDHFKPDLIINSAGQDNHFSDPITNMNFTAQGYAKLTQMLKPDIAVLEGGYAIKGALPYVNLGISLALAGVDFSAVQEPDLDREKIREQKSTIDYLEALCDQLPEVYFNPRPSEAVREGGYFTRRRSIYYDTDDITETQVERLKDCPHCPGLLIVESETAKTPKSLGLHVPVQGCDMCSQEAEERFAKSREAGFAHAQLSDRVTKRYEYAK; encoded by the coding sequence ATGCTCACCGCACAATCAAGCCTCGGCATCATTTTCTTCCCGGCCTTCGACTGGGCCATCTCCCCCACCCATCCCGAGCGGGAGGAGCGACTGCTCTACACCCAGGACCAGTTCCGGGAAGAGGGCATCTTCGACATCGAGGGCATCCGCGAATACCGCCCCCTCGTGGCCGAGGAAAAAGACATCATGCGCGCCCATTTCTGCTTTCCCAGCGTGAAGTCCGTCTGCACGGATTCGCATTTCATCTCGGCCGGCGGAGTCATCCGCGCGGCCCAGCTGGTCATGCAAAAGGAACGGCAACGCGCCTTCGCGGTGGTCCGGCCTCCCGGGCACCACGCCATGCGCACGGTCCACGGCAGCCGCGGCTTCTGCAACATCAACATCGAAGCGGTCATGATCGAATGGATCCGTGAGAACTACGGCAACCTGCGCGTGGCCATCATCGACACGGACTGCCACCACGGCGACGGCACCCAGGACATCTACTGGCATGACCCGGACGTGCTCTTCATCTCGCTGCATCAGGACGGCCGCACCATCTATCCCGGCACGGGCTTCCCCTCGGAATCCGGCGGCCCCAAGGCCCTGGGCCGGACCATCAACGTGCCCATGCCCCCGCGCACCTCGGATGAAGGCTATCTCATGACCGTGGAGAGGATCGTCATGCCCATCCTCGATCACTTCAAACCCGACCTGATCATCAACTCCGCCGGGCAGGACAACCACTTCTCCGACCCCATCACCAACATGAACTTCACGGCCCAAGGCTACGCCAAGCTCACCCAGATGCTCAAACCAGACATCGCGGTGCTCGAAGGCGGATACGCCATCAAGGGCGCGCTGCCCTACGTCAACCTGGGCATCAGTCTGGCGCTGGCCGGAGTGGATTTCTCCGCCGTGCAGGAACCCGATCTGGACCGGGAGAAGATTCGCGAACAAAAATCCACCATCGACTATCTCGAAGCCCTGTGCGACCAGCTGCCGGAAGTCTACTTCAACCCCAGGCCCTCGGAGGCCGTGCGCGAGGGCGGATATTTCACGCGCCGCCGCTCCATCTACTACGACACGGACGACATCACCGAGACCCAGGTCGAGCGTCTCAAGGACTGTCCGCACTGCCCGGGACTTCTCATCGTCGAGAGCGAAACCGCCAAAACGCCCAAATCCCTGGGACTGCACGTGCCGGTTCAGGGCTGCGACATGTGCAGCCAGGAAGCCGAGGAGCGTTTCGCCAAATCCCGCGAGGCAGGCTTCGCCCACGCCCAGCTCTCCGACCGCGTGACCAAAAGATACGAATACGCCAAGTAA
- the thiH gene encoding 2-iminoacetate synthase ThiH, with translation MSFLPEALRLGQTPLHLETVSGDDVRRAVDLPRVDASAFAALLSPAADEHLESMAARAHALTLSHFGRTVSLFTPLYVSNHCANHCRYCGFAAPNSIPRSQLSLDEVRAEGEAIAATGLRHLLLLTGEAPRKAGVAYLEACVQVLRPLFPSISVEVYPMETADYARLTRAGVDGLTVFQETYDPVLYAELHPAGPKRDYAFRLNTPQRGAEAGMRVVNIGALLGLTDWRQEIYAVGLHAAWLQKRYPGVDIAVSLPRMRPHAGAFQPACIVSDRELVQAMTALRIFLPRLSITISTREAPSFRDNILPLGVTRMSAGVSTAVGGHAKPAKTGQFEISDPRSVAEIEAMLRSRGYQAVFKDWEPIEASA, from the coding sequence ATGAGTTTTCTCCCCGAAGCCCTGCGTCTGGGCCAGACTCCCCTGCATCTCGAAACCGTGAGCGGAGATGACGTGCGCCGTGCCGTGGACCTCCCGCGCGTCGATGCATCCGCATTCGCGGCCCTGCTCTCCCCGGCCGCGGACGAGCACCTGGAGAGCATGGCCGCCCGCGCCCACGCGCTGACCCTGAGCCATTTCGGCCGCACGGTGAGTCTGTTCACCCCGCTTTACGTCTCCAACCATTGCGCCAACCACTGCCGCTATTGCGGGTTCGCGGCCCCAAACAGCATTCCGCGCAGCCAGCTCAGCCTGGACGAGGTCCGGGCCGAGGGCGAGGCCATCGCCGCCACGGGGTTAAGGCACCTGCTTCTCTTGACCGGAGAGGCCCCGCGCAAGGCGGGCGTTGCGTATCTGGAAGCCTGCGTGCAGGTGCTGCGCCCCCTGTTTCCCTCCATATCCGTGGAGGTCTACCCCATGGAAACGGCGGATTACGCGCGCCTGACCCGGGCGGGCGTGGACGGGCTGACGGTTTTCCAGGAAACCTATGACCCGGTCCTCTACGCCGAGCTGCACCCGGCCGGACCCAAGCGGGACTACGCGTTTCGGCTGAACACTCCGCAGCGTGGAGCCGAGGCGGGCATGCGCGTGGTCAACATCGGGGCGCTCCTGGGTCTGACCGACTGGCGGCAGGAAATTTACGCCGTCGGCCTGCATGCGGCCTGGCTGCAAAAGCGCTATCCCGGCGTGGACATCGCCGTGTCCCTGCCGCGCATGCGCCCCCATGCAGGAGCGTTTCAACCGGCGTGCATCGTTTCCGACCGGGAGCTGGTGCAGGCCATGACCGCCCTGCGCATCTTCCTGCCGCGCCTGTCCATCACCATCTCCACCCGCGAGGCTCCGAGCTTCCGCGACAACATTCTGCCGCTGGGCGTGACACGAATGTCGGCAGGGGTCAGCACCGCCGTGGGCGGACACGCCAAACCCGCAAAGACCGGTCAGTTCGAGATCTCCGACCCGCGCAGCGTGGCCGAGATCGAGGCCATGCTGCGTTCACGCGGATATCAGGCCGTATTCAAGGACTGGGAACCCATCGAGGCCAGCGCGTGA
- a CDS encoding thiazole synthase produces MEHTDIFEIGGKRLSSRLFTGTGKYGNDELIAPVCEASGSEVITVALRRVDLDGKTDNVMKHIPTHMTLLPNTSGARNADEAVRIARLARAMGCGDWIKIEVISDNRYLLPDGYETAKATETLAREGFVVLPYMNPDLYVARSLADAGAAAIMPLGAPIGTNRGLRTEEMIRILIEEMELPIIVDAGIGAPSQACRAMEMGAAACLVNTAIATAADPVLMGRAFGRAVTAGREAWLAGPGAVATLAQASSPLTGFLDRTEGAS; encoded by the coding sequence ATGGAACATACCGATATTTTTGAAATCGGCGGCAAGCGCCTGAGCAGCCGCCTGTTCACCGGCACGGGCAAGTACGGCAACGACGAACTCATCGCGCCCGTGTGCGAAGCCTCCGGCTCCGAGGTCATCACCGTGGCCCTGCGCCGCGTGGACCTGGACGGCAAGACGGACAACGTCATGAAGCACATCCCCACCCACATGACCCTGCTGCCCAACACCTCCGGGGCGCGCAACGCCGACGAGGCCGTGCGCATCGCCCGTCTGGCCCGGGCCATGGGCTGCGGGGACTGGATCAAGATCGAGGTCATTTCCGACAACCGCTACCTGCTGCCCGACGGATACGAGACCGCCAAGGCCACGGAAACTCTGGCCAGGGAAGGCTTCGTGGTCCTGCCGTACATGAATCCCGATCTCTACGTGGCCCGCTCCCTGGCCGATGCCGGGGCGGCGGCGATCATGCCGCTGGGGGCGCCCATCGGCACCAACCGGGGCCTTCGGACCGAAGAGATGATCCGCATCCTCATCGAGGAGATGGAGCTACCCATCATCGTCGACGCGGGCATCGGCGCTCCCAGCCAAGCCTGCCGGGCCATGGAGATGGGAGCGGCGGCCTGTCTGGTCAACACGGCCATCGCCACGGCCGCTGATCCCGTGCTCATGGGCCGGGCCTTCGGACGGGCGGTGACGGCCGGACGCGAAGCCTGGCTGGCCGGGCCCGGGGCGGTCGCCACCCTGGCACAGGCTTCCTCGCCCCTGACCGGATTCCTGGACCGGACGGAAGGCGCGTCATGA